A genomic region of Cannabis sativa cultivar Pink pepper isolate KNU-18-1 chromosome 1, ASM2916894v1, whole genome shotgun sequence contains the following coding sequences:
- the LOC115707674 gene encoding transcription factor MYB102 → MGRAPCCDKNGLKKGPWTPEEDQKLVDYIQKHGYGNWRTLPKNAGLQRCGKSCRLRWTNYLRPDIKRGRFSFEEEETIIQLHSILGNKWSAIAARLPGRTDNEIKNYWNTHIRKRLLRMGIDPVTHSPRLDLLDLSSILSSSFYNSSHHHQMSHMSRFLGVQPAAVMNPELLKLATSLMSSSNNNNSQQRGNTSSSTNQNSNTTTFYFQNSQQEVVDHQNQLYNNINQFQQQVLYQPNQLHEISQPGCPTTTTSTLDHVSCAPLSNDELVHQDLSNFTNFSSPSSQISHEWQSSSTTTTTTTTTTTTNGMPSNFTEADHYAPSLPGYSSYSTYHDNHNYHHQQPTVIDPSTESYQSNQNFSFTTTTSVLSTPSSSPTALNSNNSTNYLNSTTCSTEDEPESYCSSMLKFEISDILDVNEFNYVM, encoded by the exons ATGGGTAGAGCACCGTGTTGTGATAAAAATGGGCTCAAGAAAGGGCCTTGGACTCCTGAAGAAGATCAAAAACTAGTTGATTATATTCAGAAACATGGATATGGTAACTGGAGGACACTTCCCAAAAATGCAG GACTTCAAAGGTGTGGAAAGAGCTGTAGACTTCGATGGACAAACTATCTCAGACCAGATATCAAAAGAGGACGATTTTCTTTTGAAGAGGAAGAGACAATTATTCAACTCCACAGTATTTTGGGAAACAA ATGGTCTGCTATTGCTGCTCGGTTACCAGGAAGAACTgacaatgaaataaaaaattactggAACACCCACATTAGAAAACGGCTCCTCCGAATGGGAATTGATCCAGTGACTCACAGTCCTAGGCTAGATCTCCTAGACCTCTCCTCCATTCTAAGCTCTTCATTCTACAACTCATCTCATCATCATCAGATGAGCCACATGAGCAGGTTCTTAGGAGTCCAACCAGCAGCTGTAATGAACCCTGAACTTCTAAAACTAGCCACTTCTCTCATGTCTTCCTCAAATAACAACAATTCTCAACAACGTGGGAATACTTCATCATCAACAAACCAAAACAGTAACACCACTACTTTCTACTTCCAAAACTCCCAACAAGAAGTTGTCGATCACCAAAACCAGCTTTATAACaacattaatcaattccaacaACAAGTACTGTACCAACCTAACCAACTCCATGAAATCTCACAACCTGGTTGCCCCACTACTACTACAAGTACTTTAGATCACGTGTCTTGTGCCCCACTTTCTAATGATGAACTAGTACATCAGGACCTATCAAATTTCACAAATTTCAGTTCCCCAAGTTCCCAAATCAGTCATGAATGGCAAAGTAGTagtacaacaacaacaacaacaacaacaacaacaacaacaaatggGATGCCTTCAAATTTTACGGAAGCAGATCACTATGCTCCGAGTTTACCGGGTTACAGTTCTTACAGTACTTATCATGATAATCATAATTATCATCATCAACAACCTACGGTGATTGATCCCTCAACGGAGAGCTACCAGTCAAATCAAAACTTTAgttttactactactacatcGGTTTTGTCTACTCCTTCTTCGAGTCCTACGGCGTTGAATTCGAATAATTCGACCAATTATTTGAATAGTACTACTTGTTCAACTGAGGATGAACCGGAGAGCTATTGCAGCAGTATGTTGAAGTTTGAAATCTCAGATATCTTGGATgttaatgaatttaattatgTAATGTAA